A genomic segment from Tuwongella immobilis encodes:
- a CDS encoding transcription elongation factor Spt5, with the protein MSWLIAFFLMALTAAATIAFWLQETGRNWTESTLIGAGMGVVFSDGFVSIAWHLFMRLFHGAPFHVGDRVEILTDPFQGKKAEVHRLCEGRTSVIVKLFDLDASPIQPYDWAQIRRLDNQTENLTR; encoded by the coding sequence GTGAGCTGGCTCATCGCGTTTTTCCTCATGGCATTGACTGCCGCCGCGACCATCGCGTTCTGGCTTCAAGAAACGGGTCGGAATTGGACCGAGAGCACACTGATCGGAGCAGGAATGGGTGTGGTGTTTTCCGATGGTTTCGTGTCGATCGCATGGCATCTGTTCATGCGTCTCTTCCATGGTGCTCCGTTCCACGTTGGAGACCGAGTGGAGATCTTAACGGATCCCTTTCAGGGGAAGAAAGCAGAAGTGCATCGCCTCTGCGAAGGCCGCACCAGCGTTATCGTGAAGCTGTTCGACTTGGATGCTTCGCCAATTCAACCATACGACTGGGCACAAATCCGCCGGCTTGACAACCAAACCGAGAATTTGACTCGCTAA
- a CDS encoding HEAT repeat domain-containing protein, translating to MTIQLTSTALQQVIAALKGNDPGLREWAAFVLRTIPFANPTDAIHTFSREFETIPEFDWPYWGVLEESFEKIGTVNESASTAMPWLIRILAKKPSSYLRWQTLTFPITRVAMRGLVTLGDVSASAIEPLISTRNVWLRLNAARALGAIGEQSRSVTPSLIRMTRDPDAWIRAQSCFGLGRSRVADADVIPTLSDRMEDPDRCVRAEAWNAFQQFGVNPNESGKKLVSELVLDLRESDHHQCARTAITLSHFGEVAEEAFPSLLQLLTQDCDWTVELSIALACIAMWNKSQIKLLVDGFLRCANPVHGFWFLATLGEIVQRHGAEMPSFQREFGRSSSSTSCHPSEIVEEAKQVIQPLISRISDQKITGYLSFLPRLGADLSQARSVLEHIIFGKYDPESRASAIRSLVALSASARDGFVTLDPILLKLIDDPAHQVRLAARSSLVARAISERSGR from the coding sequence ATGACAATTCAGTTAACTTCCACAGCGTTGCAGCAAGTAATCGCTGCCCTCAAGGGGAACGATCCTGGATTGCGCGAGTGGGCCGCATTCGTTTTGAGAACGATCCCATTTGCCAATCCCACAGACGCGATCCATACGTTTTCAAGAGAATTTGAGACGATTCCAGAATTCGACTGGCCATACTGGGGTGTCCTCGAAGAATCCTTTGAAAAAATCGGCACTGTCAACGAGTCGGCGAGTACCGCCATGCCGTGGTTGATTCGGATTCTTGCGAAAAAGCCATCGTCTTATCTTCGGTGGCAGACACTGACTTTCCCGATCACGCGTGTTGCAATGCGGGGTCTGGTGACTCTCGGTGACGTCTCGGCGAGTGCCATCGAGCCGCTGATAAGCACCCGGAATGTTTGGTTGCGGCTCAATGCGGCACGGGCACTCGGAGCCATTGGAGAACAATCGCGATCTGTCACTCCAAGTCTGATCCGAATGACCCGAGACCCAGATGCGTGGATCCGTGCTCAATCCTGCTTCGGACTTGGACGGAGTCGCGTTGCTGATGCCGACGTGATTCCGACTTTGTCTGATCGGATGGAGGATCCCGATCGGTGCGTCCGCGCAGAAGCATGGAATGCATTCCAACAATTCGGCGTGAATCCAAACGAATCCGGCAAGAAGTTGGTTTCTGAACTGGTTCTGGACCTTCGCGAATCGGATCATCATCAATGTGCACGAACTGCGATAACACTGAGCCATTTCGGTGAGGTTGCTGAAGAAGCATTCCCTTCACTGCTTCAATTGCTGACACAGGACTGCGATTGGACGGTAGAGCTGAGTATTGCTTTGGCGTGCATCGCAATGTGGAACAAATCGCAAATCAAATTACTGGTGGATGGATTCCTGCGTTGCGCGAATCCGGTTCACGGCTTTTGGTTTCTCGCGACTCTCGGTGAGATTGTCCAAAGGCATGGAGCTGAGATGCCATCTTTCCAACGGGAATTCGGGCGATCTTCCAGTTCGACATCGTGCCATCCTTCCGAAATCGTCGAGGAGGCTAAGCAAGTCATCCAGCCACTCATCAGCCGGATCAGCGATCAAAAGATCACGGGTTACCTTTCGTTTTTGCCGCGTCTGGGTGCCGACCTCAGCCAGGCGCGATCGGTTCTTGAGCACATTATTTTCGGCAAATACGATCCCGAATCCCGCGCGAGCGCCATTCGTAGCTTGGTGGCACTCAGCGCATCGGCTCGCGATGGATTTGTGACACTGGATCCGATCTTGCTCAAGTTGATTGATGACCCCGCTCACCAAGTTCGACTCGCTGCAAGATCCTCACTTGTCGCTCGTGCCATCAGCGAACGAAGTGGACGCTGA